A segment of the Toxotes jaculatrix isolate fToxJac2 chromosome 2, fToxJac2.pri, whole genome shotgun sequence genome:
tttttgtgtgttgttttatatttctttttttttctttttgttttgggtcATTGTGTCCTAATATGTGCTTGGCTTCTCTGTTCTCCTTAGCCATTCACTGTCTGACTGCAGAAGTCTTTTTTCAGCCATTTAAATCCTGCACTTTGAAATTCCCTGCCAAAGACAACCAGGTAtgcatcctcctctctcttcctgcatTGTCTCTCTGCACTTTGTCCTCCAGCCCAGGTTGTCTCGCTGCCTCTCCTCTAGGTCTTTCATTATTGCATATCATAAATCACTGGTTAAGTCCAAATCAGATTTACTGCATGTAGTTAGATGGCGAATTGATAAGGTGGAGAAATActaaatttaggcttttttttttgttaccctTCAGGTACTAGATGAAATGAGACTTTAATCATATTTATCTATTCTGAAATTATaataaaaacctgaacaaaAGAAGCGCAATGGTGAAGACAGCTCCTTCTGCACTTGGGTCATCTCAGCTTTTATTCCTGATCACTGCGCAGGTCATTGTGATGTCCGGCCATGAGACTATTCGTGTGCTAGAGGTAGAGGTCGATGCATCTCTGCCATCATCAGTAACTGATGGGAAGAGTGAAGGCAAAGCTGAGGAGGGAGTGGCTCGGGCCGCAGAGCAAACTGAGGGCAGCAGCACCCAGGATGGCCCCACTGTGCCCCAGAGCACCGGGGGAATAGGTAAATCGTGGTCTTGCTAGTTGACAAAGGATAGCAGGCGACTTATTCATACGTGCATGACACAGTTGTACTGAAATGCTAGTGACACCTGTGAAAACCACTTCAAATGTCAGTAAGAACCACCCCTGGCTGTGCTCTTGCAGTGCTGGGTGAGCAGCAGGGGGTGTCTGTAGAAGCTCCGGCCCCCGCTGTCCAAACGCTGGCTCCGGCTGTTCCCATCAGTGTGTCCCTGCCGCAGCCACAGGCCGCCATGCCCATCACTGTACAAGGCTGTCCACAGGTATGACTGTGAATTTACACAGTACATGTTCCATGTTCATCTTTCCATATCCAGAGAAAGAGTATTGTAGTGAGTAGTTTGGTTTTCTTGACCTAAAACAAGGATTCAGAAATTAACAGGGGTTTGGGGTACACTGGTCTTGAGAGTGTAGAAAAtgcctttaaaatgaaaagtgaggAGGGCAAAGAACCTCATTTGCATTTCACCCTGTTCACATATCATTTCATGTCCAATATTCATGTGTCAGAGGGATTAATGTCATTACTGTCACCCACAGGCTACTGCAGATGATTTACTGAAGTCACAGACTGAGGCAATTGTCTCTCGTGcactgtgaatgtgaaaaatggAACAAATTTGGCCCCAAACACCTGAACACGTAGCCCGAGGCTGTAGAAATTGTTGCCACAACGTTTCCAGCAATTGGAGAAATTTCAGTCCATTACATACCACTGCaacaactaaaaaaataaaacaacaaatatggaaaaaaaaaagaaattcagtaTTGCAGCAGTGGAAGATGGATTAGGcaatgaaaggaaatgaaaaatgtattacTACTAATATTTAGTTTAGTAAAATTACTCCTGTAAAACACCAGAATTACTGTAATAAAAGATAAAGGAGGTATAAGTATAATCAAAATAAACATTACTCATCCCAGTCACCAGTGCTGATGAAAAGCAAATCTTTTACTTCACGACATTAGGTGCTGACCCAGGAAAGTCTAGCCACGTTGATGACTGGTATGATGGCCCAGACAGGGTCGCTGGGCCAGCCCCTTCTAATCCCCCTGAGTATGGCGGGCTCCATTGGTGGCCAGGGCAGCCTGGCCGTCCTCACCCTCCCCACCACCAATGTAGCTACTCTCCCTGGGCTCGCAGCAGCTAACCCGGCCGGAAACCTCCTCAAGCTGCCCTTCGCTGGCCTCCAAGGTAAAATACAAACAGGATCGTGCATTTGGCCTCTTTTGTCCACACTGTGTCTAAATACAACACGCTAAACTTGCAAGGTGAACTTGGTACActttacctgctaaacatcagcatactagcattgtcattgtgggCGTTTTAGGTTGCTGACGTTACCATAGAGCTGTTAGTTTGGCTATAAACTCTTAAACTTGACTAAATGTTTTTAGTCAGTTATCTCGTCACGTTTCAGAATGTTAACAGATTGCTTATCTTTCCCTTCAGCGGCTACAGTGTTGAACTCAGTCCAGCCGCAGCTGCAGACAAATGCACAGACAGTGTTCCAGTCTCAAGCAGCCTCCATGCAGccagtccaggctgctggttTGCAGCAGGTGACGTCTCAGCCAACACAGGTGACCAGTGCGCAGGCCACTGCTGCTCAGGTGGCAGCAGCCCAGGCAACTTCGGCCACCACCACCGTCTCTCAGTCCAACATATCTGTGGCAGCACTGCAGACCGCTGGACTCTCCCTCAATCCTGCTATTGTAAGAATGCCACTGCAAGGATTTACCTGTGTAATCAGCTCTGTGCTGTCAACATCTGGCTTATCAGTTGTGTAATTCCATTTTCCTGCGCTCTATGCACCTGTTGTGATTTTTTGCTCAGATCAATGCTGCTTCGTTGGGAGCACAGCCCCAGTTCCTCAGTTCCCTCACCTCCACTCCCATCATCACCAGTGCCATGTCCAACATGGCTGGCATCACCAGCCAGATCATCACAAATGCCCAGGGACAGGTGTGTACCCTAAAAATACTGCTCAGTTTCAGTTCTGTTATGTTTGTGAGTTTAGATTTGACTTCACTGTCGAGTGCAACCACCCTTGCTCGCTTTACTTTGGATGTCCAGCTAAAGAAAAGGTGCCTTAAAGACACTTTGTAGTAGTGCATCATGCTGTCCATGTGCTCTCCTTACATagtgccatttttaaaaaaaataagttttcaCATTGATACGTTTAGCTTGTTAATCACACCCTCTCCAAGGacaatcaaaatgtttttgtgttgtgtgtctgttttgggGAATAAAGGCTCCAGCCTCCAGTTGACATCAATCATCGCTGCTATTTCAAGTCAGTGGAGCATAAGACAATTTCCCTGAAAACTGATTTGTCTTCTTTAACTCTTCTATTACTCAATTTTACCATTATTGCAGCTCATTGCGTTTAGTCGTGCAGTGTTTAATCTTGAAAGACATGATTTTATTTATCCCAAGTGAGCTGCTAATAGGACATCCTTATATCCCAGAAGCAAAAACACTGCCGTGACAGGTTGGTGATTGTCCTGAAAGCAAAAAGTATCACTGAGGGTTACATACAGTTGTTTGTATATAATTCTCCTGACTTCAAACAATATTTCCAGGTTATAGGAACCCTCCCGCTGTTGGTGAACCCAGCCACTCTGGCCGGAGGGGCTGCTActcccaccctccccctccAGGGTCTCCAGGTACAGACTGTTGCCCCACAGCTGCTTCTCAACACCCAGGGCCAGATCATTGCCACTGTAGGGAATGGACCTGCTACAGTTGCAACTTCTGCTGCAGTTCTGCCCaaaacagctgctcctccaACACTGACCAAGCCTAACACACAGGTAGACAaacaaaaattttgatttgAGGTCAGAAAGGACTACATAATTACCGCGTTTGCACTAGAAAGCTGAAACAGACCGAAACATACTGCAGGATCTTTGAATAGACTCAATTTGGCAGATCATTAACATTTGCTATTTaaatatacttatatatatatttagcaATTTGTGTTATTATagaatattatttattttttccctcctaGGCTTCGGTAACCACTGTCACTCAGTCACCAGTTGTCATTGCCCCGCAGCCATCTGTACTGAAGACCGCCACCACGCTCTCCTCCACAGTACCCATCACCTGTGGCGACATAGCAAAAGTGGGCCAGCTTGTCAGCAGTATGTACACCTGCTTCTCCACTATCCAAACATAGATCCGTTTTAAGTAGGTAGGTATTTTTAACCAGACTCTTCACAATTGTAGAACCCCAGCAGGTCGTCAGCAGCGAGGAAGGCATTAATCTGGAGGAAATTCGAGAGTTTGCCAAGAATTTCAAGATCCGACGGCTGTCCTTGGGGCTTACTCAGACACAAGTAGGGCAAGCTCTGACTGCAACTGAGGGTCCAGCTTACAGCCAGTCTGCCATCTGCAGGTAAATTACTCCCCTGCTCATGTTGCCTTGGAGATACAAGTGTTCTTCAGTAACGTGTTATGAAAACCAATACTTACATCTCTTTACAAAGCATCAGTGATTTATTAATGACTGGGTATATGCGGTAGTACATTTGATATGTGCATACATTAACCTCATTTGTATTGACACAAATTACAATTCGAATACTGTTACAACATGAATGTCATTGCAGCAGCCCCCAAACATCTGATCATCTGCTCAGTCATGCTTAGTGGAGCGAGTGTAAGGCAGTGACATATTTGTGATATTTGTAAAAGACTGTAGTATTAAATCCTTAATGCAGCAATGTGAAAACGTTTAggtacattttcattttcagcacttTGGCGACTTTCTACATAAAGATGAGGAGGTTTATTTGTATAGATAAAAATTCTGAATTAGGGTCCATGTTATATGTTTACATGGGAGCTGTATTGATCCTCTCGCCTAAtctcaggaagaaaacaaagcatatttcctaaaatgtcaaactattctgtTAATGCATCAACGTGGACATGGTTAGGTAATGTAACTATAACAGTCAATAACATTTTCACTGCTTAGGCTACATTCTatggaaaaaaagatgtctgTAAGTATACATTTTAAGAATTCTCCAAATGGTTCAGGATCTTAAAGTGGCATTTTATTATAAACAAATACACCCTGCTAATGGGATCTATGTGAGTTCATAGGGATCAAATTGAAATAATGTGCATACAGCGTGTACTCACGAAGCGCTTCAGACTGAACTTTCTTTTGAACTGCAGGTTTGAAAAGTTGGACATCACCCCCAAGAGTGCTCAAAAGCTAAAGCCGGTGCTGGAGAAGTGGCTGGCTGAAGCCGAGCACTGGAACCAGAAAGGCCAGCAGAATCTGATGGAGTTCGTTGGTGGCGAACCTTCCAAAAAACGCAAGCGGCGCACTAGTTTCACACCGCAGGCAATAGAAGTTCTTAATTCCTACTTTGAGAAGAATGCACTGCCAACAGGTCAAGAGATTACTGAAATTGCGAGAGAGCTAAACTATGACCGAGAGGTTGTGCGAGTATGGTTCTGCAACCGGCGACAGAcgctgaaaaacacaagcaagATCAATGTCTTCCAGGTTCAGTAGCAGCTTCATTCTGGGAGAGTTCTCCATTGATTGATTTTATCCTTTCGGGAGGCTGAACATTTAATACAACAACACAGATGTAGATAATgttatatatatgatttaaaAGGCTGAAAGAATATGAACTTtttgagaaaaagaaggaaatacaTGATTGAAGTCTTATGAAAGAGTACTTAAAATGAGttactgttgtgttttaaagctgtatgtgtgtacactACTTGTGTGTGATGGGTACGAAGTCTAACTGCATGGTCCGCTTATCATGATAATAACATGTAaaattgaaaaacatttgttgaaCTTTTATACAAGTGGTTTTATAGGCTACGTGATTATTTTAAGAGGACGAGTATTGAGTAACATTAATTTTAATCACATTTGTGTCATTTTGGCACAATGAATGACATTATGCTGATGCTTGGATGTTTTCAAAATTTTAGCTCCTTGTTTACTTTATGTTCACATGGTATTTATACTGCATGAGCAGCTCTGCAAACGTAAATAAGATTCTGACGTGCATAAATACGAGTGTAGGCTGTACACCGaccagccacaacattaaaaccacttacgggttttgttttcatcagagTTTGTTGTCTAAGGAATGCCAAAAATCACATTGCCCTCTATGTATTTCTGACTCTGCCACAAGTGTTTTGGGACAATCATCACCTTGATATTTGTTGTTGATAATCACAAAGATGAATTTAAAATATGTAGTCATTTCCTCTTGTTTGGCTTTGATAAGTTTATTCAGCAGCTTGAAATGTGTCACACTGTTTGGTGTTCACACAGAGGGCCATTTTTGATATTCCATGGACAACAGGTtcttatcaaaataaaagcaggagcTCAGGCTATTGCCCATGTTGCCAACTTATATTAGTTTTTATCAggtttgtttaatttgtgaGGGACTGATCGTGcaaatacacatactgtatgtgtgggtgacacacacatatgacaaatttaaagaaaaacctgcataaatgagtggagaaacaaatgcagatgcttccacacaggtccACTGCATGGTACAATTAAGCAACTAACATCCGATCATGATCTGAGGCATGTGTATCAAGctggaaagagggaaagatCTAAGTGATtttgaaagagggttcattGTTGGGGCACAGATTGCAAAGACATCAGCCACAAAGACTGCTCAGCTGGCTTGTGTTTCAGTAAGAACAGTGATTAAAGTGATATCTGCATTCAGATATCTTAGGAAAGACGTCAGTAAACAGGATCGGAAACTGgtctcttcctcaggtgactgagaatgtcaCTGCAGATTGTGATCAGACTGTGGTCAGCAAGAAGAGTCGGCAGTTACATAGCGAGGGATATTATAGCAGGGCTGCAGTACATAAACCCCTGattacaaagatgaatgcacaTCTGAGAGTTCCACAGATATGTGTAAGAAAAAGTgatatggtcagatgagtcatccttcaccatGTTCTCGACAGGTGGGCGAGTGCATGTGTGGTGCACACCAAGAGAATGGCACAGGCCTGAATACTTGACCCGTACAGTGAGGGGATCTGGTGGCTCTGTtatgtggggtgggggtggggcatTTTGCTGGCATGGTTTGGGTCCACTTGACCCCCTTAAAGGGAAGGGTCACTACAAATCAGTGAGTGATCATCATCTGATAGGAGTGGTCTCTTCCACGATGATATTGCCCCCATCCACAGGGCACAAGGGGTCACATGGTTACCCAGcaccttactaagacactttatgttgggttttccttta
Coding sequences within it:
- the pou6f1 gene encoding POU domain, class 6, transcription factor 1 isoform X2 — encoded protein: MNSQDLPAKDAPLTVNEQVIVMSGHETIRVLEVEVDASLPSSVTDGKSEGKAEEGVARAAEQTEGSSTQDGPTVPQSTGGIVLGEQQGVSVEAPAPAVQTLAPAVPISVSLPQPQAAMPITVQGCPQVLTQESLATLMTGMMAQTGSLGQPLLIPLSMAGSIGGQGSLAVLTLPTTNVATLPGLAAANPAGNLLKLPFAGLQAATVLNSVQPQLQTNAQTVFQSQAASMQPVQAAGLQQVTSQPTQVTSAQATAAQVAAAQATSATTTVSQSNISVAALQTAGLSLNPAIINAASLGAQPQFLSSLTSTPIITSAMSNMAGITSQIITNAQGQVIGTLPLLVNPATLAGGAATPTLPLQGLQVQTVAPQLLLNTQGQIIATVGNGPATVATSAAVLPKTAAPPTLTKPNTQASVTTVTQSPVVIAPQPSVLKTATTLSSTVPITCGDIAKVGQLVSKPQQVVSSEEGINLEEIREFAKNFKIRRLSLGLTQTQVGQALTATEGPAYSQSAICRFEKLDITPKSAQKLKPVLEKWLAEAEHWNQKGQQNLMEFVGGEPSKKRKRRTSFTPQAIEVLNSYFEKNALPTGQEITEIARELNYDREVVRVWFCNRRQTLKNTSKINVFQVQ
- the pou6f1 gene encoding POU domain, class 6, transcription factor 1 isoform X1, with amino-acid sequence MNPKKSLLNLSLFAQNARKTVTVVVQRAMNSQDLPAKDAPLTVNEQVIVMSGHETIRVLEVEVDASLPSSVTDGKSEGKAEEGVARAAEQTEGSSTQDGPTVPQSTGGIVLGEQQGVSVEAPAPAVQTLAPAVPISVSLPQPQAAMPITVQGCPQVLTQESLATLMTGMMAQTGSLGQPLLIPLSMAGSIGGQGSLAVLTLPTTNVATLPGLAAANPAGNLLKLPFAGLQAATVLNSVQPQLQTNAQTVFQSQAASMQPVQAAGLQQVTSQPTQVTSAQATAAQVAAAQATSATTTVSQSNISVAALQTAGLSLNPAIINAASLGAQPQFLSSLTSTPIITSAMSNMAGITSQIITNAQGQVIGTLPLLVNPATLAGGAATPTLPLQGLQVQTVAPQLLLNTQGQIIATVGNGPATVATSAAVLPKTAAPPTLTKPNTQASVTTVTQSPVVIAPQPSVLKTATTLSSTVPITCGDIAKVGQLVSKPQQVVSSEEGINLEEIREFAKNFKIRRLSLGLTQTQVGQALTATEGPAYSQSAICRFEKLDITPKSAQKLKPVLEKWLAEAEHWNQKGQQNLMEFVGGEPSKKRKRRTSFTPQAIEVLNSYFEKNALPTGQEITEIARELNYDREVVRVWFCNRRQTLKNTSKINVFQVQ
- the pou6f1 gene encoding POU domain, class 6, transcription factor 1 isoform X3; this translates as MSGHETIRVLEVEVDASLPSSVTDGKSEGKAEEGVARAAEQTEGSSTQDGPTVPQSTGGIVLGEQQGVSVEAPAPAVQTLAPAVPISVSLPQPQAAMPITVQGCPQVLTQESLATLMTGMMAQTGSLGQPLLIPLSMAGSIGGQGSLAVLTLPTTNVATLPGLAAANPAGNLLKLPFAGLQAATVLNSVQPQLQTNAQTVFQSQAASMQPVQAAGLQQVTSQPTQVTSAQATAAQVAAAQATSATTTVSQSNISVAALQTAGLSLNPAIINAASLGAQPQFLSSLTSTPIITSAMSNMAGITSQIITNAQGQVIGTLPLLVNPATLAGGAATPTLPLQGLQVQTVAPQLLLNTQGQIIATVGNGPATVATSAAVLPKTAAPPTLTKPNTQASVTTVTQSPVVIAPQPSVLKTATTLSSTVPITCGDIAKVGQLVSKPQQVVSSEEGINLEEIREFAKNFKIRRLSLGLTQTQVGQALTATEGPAYSQSAICRFEKLDITPKSAQKLKPVLEKWLAEAEHWNQKGQQNLMEFVGGEPSKKRKRRTSFTPQAIEVLNSYFEKNALPTGQEITEIARELNYDREVVRVWFCNRRQTLKNTSKINVFQVQ